In Malania oleifera isolate guangnan ecotype guangnan chromosome 8, ASM2987363v1, whole genome shotgun sequence, a single window of DNA contains:
- the LOC131162792 gene encoding uncharacterized protein LOC131162792 produces the protein MRAAMSCQAGSVRRLVFKIQAVHNYGSLHLHASSVPMFNGLNFADWSEQVQFHLSVLNIYLALLSDQFAAITDSNNIKTAIPKTESVKEFLKFVGERSQIADKSLAGIFMGTLTTMKFDDSRTMHEHVVEIKNIVAKLKTLGMDVNKNFLVQFILNSLPTEYGPFQMNYNPMKDKWNVHELHSMLVQEETRLNNEGIYSIDYVNNQGAKKKVKKYGKGKGSLKDNESTSHIQKKGFLTIRNINPNEKFIFMGNKIKVSIEAVGTYLLILDTGRKPSLRHLHIWSCKAEVKVYNPQEKKLDARTINGNFIGYPEKLKGYIFYYPSHITRIVETGNARFIENDETSGSMVPLNVEIKEITTPTIQNSDFDLGIEDDLVSFSQAISCDNSDKWMDAMKEELKSTEQNEVWDLAELPEDCKRFGCKWVFKTKRDSRGNLEHYKARLVAKGFTQKNCIDYKETFSPVSKKDSFRIIMALVAHYVLELHQMDVKTAFLNGKLDEDVYMDQPLGFTVEGKENLVCKLKNSIYGLKQASQQWYLKFNNTIGSFGFKENTVDRCIYLKISGSKFIFLILYVDDILLATNDLGLLHNTKEYLSKNFEMKDIGEAKYVTGMEIFRDRSQGLVGLSHKGYINKVLERFNMDRCSASPIPIQKGDKFSLMQCPKNDLERKQMNDVPYASVVGSLMYA, from the exons ATGCGAGCCGCGATGAGCTGCCAAGCTGGCAGCGTCCGTCGGTTGGTATTTAAGATTCAAGCTGTTCACAATTATGG ATCATTACACTTGCATGCTTCATCTGTTCCAATGTTTAATGGGTTGAATTTTGctgattggagtgaacaagtTCAATTTCACCTCAGTGTATTGAATATTTATTTGGCACTCTTAAGTGATCAGTTTGCTGCTATTACTGATTCTA ATAACATCAAGACAGCTATTCCCAAAACTGAAAGTGTTAAAGAGTTTTTAAAGTTTGTGGGGGAGCGTTCCCAAATAGCAGATAAGTCTCTTGCTGGGATATTTATGGGTACGTTAACCACCATGAAGTTTGATGATTCACGTACTATGCATGAGCATGttgttgaaataaaaaatattgtagCAAAACTTAAGACTTTGGGAATGGATGTGAATAAAAATTTCCTTGTACAGTTCATTTTAAACTCATTACCGACTGAGTATGGACCGTTTCAAATGAACTATAACcccatgaaagataaatggaatGTGCATGAATTGCACAGTATGTTAGTTCAAGAGGAAACACGACTGAACAATGAAGGAATTTACTCTATTGATTATGTGAACAATCAAGGAGCtaaaaagaaagtaaagaagTATGGAAAGGGGAAAGGATCTTTAAAGGATAATGAATCCACTTCTCATATCCAGAAGAAG GGATTTCTTACAATCCGGAACATAAACCCAAATGAAAAGTTTATCTTCATGGGGAACAAAATAAAAGTGTCAATTGAAGCTGTCGGGACTTATCTTTTAATCCTAGACACTG GCAGGAAACCAAGTTTACGACACCTGCATATTTGGAGTTGTAAGGCAGAAGTTAAAGTTTATAATCCACAAGAAAAGAAGCTGGATGCAAGAACAATCAATGGTAATTTCATTGGTTATCCAGAAAAATtgaaagggtatatattttaTTATCCTAGTCATATCACAAGAATAGTTGAAACTGGAAATGCTAGGTTCATTGAGAATGATGAAACTAGTGGGAGTATGGTTCCattaaatgtggaaattaaggaaATTACAACTCCCACTATTCAAA ATTCAGATTTTGACTTAGGAATTGAAGATGATCTAGTTTCATTTTCACAGGCCATTAGCTGTGATAATTCTGATAAATGGATGGATGccatgaaagaagagttaaagtctACGGAACAAAATGAAGTCTGGGATCTTGCAGAATTGCCAGAAGATTGCAAGAGatttggatgtaaatgggttttTAAAACCAAACGAGACTCTCGTGGTAACCTTGAACATTACAAGGCCAGACTTGTTGCTAAAGGCTTTACTCAGAAAAATtgtattgattataaagagacttttTCACCAGTCTCTAAGAAAGATTCTTTCAGAATTATTATGGCATTAGTAGCTCATTACGTTTTAGagttacatcaaatggatgtgaaaactgcatTTCTAAATGGGAAATTAGATGAAGATGTTTATATGGATCAACCATTGGGTTTTACAgttgaagggaaagaaaatttggtGTGTAAACTTAAGAATTCAATATACGGACTTAAACAAGCATCCCAACAATGGTATCTTAAGTTTAATAATACCATTGGTTCCTTTGGATTTAAAGAAAACACAgttgatcggtgtatatatctGAAGATTAGTGGGAGTAAGTTTATATTCCTGAttctgtatgttgatgatattttgctTGCAACTAATGATCTTGGCCTGTTACATAACACtaaagaatatctctctaaaaactttgaaatgaaagatataggAGAGGCAAAGTATGTGACCGGAATGGAAATATTTCGAGATCGGTCCCAAGGACTAGTTGGTTTGTCTCAtaaaggttatataaataaagttttaGAGAGATTTAACATGGACAGATGCTCAGCTTCACCTATTCCAATTCAAAAAGGAGACAAGTTCAGTCTCATGCAATGTCCTAAAAATGATCTGGAACGGAAGCAAATGAATGATGTTCCTTATGCATCTGTTGTTGGGAGCTTGATGTATGCTTAA